From the genome of Ananas comosus cultivar F153 linkage group 16, ASM154086v1, whole genome shotgun sequence, one region includes:
- the LOC109722641 gene encoding heavy metal-associated isoprenylated plant protein 21-like isoform X1, whose translation MGALDHLSDMCSATETKHALKIRKRRPLQTVDIRVKMDCDGCERRVKHALTSMRGVINVNVNRKQSRVTVTGHVEPNKVMERVLSTGKKAEFWPYRPYNLVTFPYVQGAYDKKAPSGFVRNVPQAMVSPSAPELTYMTLFSDENTHACSIM comes from the exons ATGG GTGCGCTTGACCACCTCTCGGATATGTGCAGTGCCACAGAAACAAAGCACGCATTGAAAATTAGAAAGAGGAGGCCACTGCAG ACTGTGGACATCAGGGTGAAGATGGACTGCGATGGCTGTGAAAGGAGAGTAAAACATGCACTTACCTCTATGAGAG GTGTGATAAATGTAAACGTGAATCGGAAGCAAAGTAGGGTGACGGTGACAGGCCATGTGGAACCCAATAAGGTGATGGAGAGAGTGCTGAGCACCGGAAAGAAGGCCGAGTTCTGGCCCTACAGGCCTTACAATCTCGTCACCTTTCCCTACGTTCAGGGAGCTTACGACAAGAAAGCGCCGTCAGGTTTTGTGCGCAATGTGCCTCAGGCCATGGTTAGCCCCAGCGCGCCGGAACTCACGTACATGACGCTGTTCAGCGACGAGAACACCCACGCTTGTTCCATTATGTAA
- the LOC109722641 gene encoding heavy metal-associated isoprenylated plant protein 21-like isoform X2 → MGALDHLSDMCSATETKHALKIRKRRPLQTVDIRVKMDCDGCERRVKHALTSMRGVINVNVNRKQSRVTVTGHVEPNKVMERVLSTGKKAEFWPYRPYNLVTFPYVQGAYDKKAPSGFVRNVPQAMVSPSAPELTYMTLFSDENTHACSIM, encoded by the exons ATGGGTGCGCTTGACCACCTCTCGGATATGTGCAGTGCCACAGAAACAAAGCACGCATTGAAAATTAGAAAGAGGAGGCCACTGCAG ACTGTGGACATCAGGGTGAAGATGGACTGCGATGGCTGTGAAAGGAGAGTAAAACATGCACTTACCTCTATGAGAG GTGTGATAAATGTAAACGTGAATCGGAAGCAAAGTAGGGTGACGGTGACAGGCCATGTGGAACCCAATAAGGTGATGGAGAGAGTGCTGAGCACCGGAAAGAAGGCCGAGTTCTGGCCCTACAGGCCTTACAATCTCGTCACCTTTCCCTACGTTCAGGGAGCTTACGACAAGAAAGCGCCGTCAGGTTTTGTGCGCAATGTGCCTCAGGCCATGGTTAGCCCCAGCGCGCCGGAACTCACGTACATGACGCTGTTCAGCGACGAGAACACCCACGCTTGTTCCATTATGTAA